atttcagtagcgtgtagttgaaatattaaagaaaaaatacgtaaTTTTTGaaagagttgtaatattataagaaagtgtggatgggggaaaaaatatatcatgaaaataaagttatattatgagaataaagtacagtcaaacctgtcttagcggccacctttatagaacgaccacctgcctatagcagccactgaaaaatcccccgcagcaaatttagatgttatagaccctgtgtatagcagtcacctgtccaacgcggccagcggccacccattttgtctcccttggtcaatatctgaccgcatatagcgaccacattaccaactcaagtagaagcttcatgcacgaaaaaggttcgtttttcaatcaatgaagccgtcgtgtgtagactttaattactgagtcctagctcagtcacaatcattcacaagatccacacaaactgtcagttgttccacataaaaaagctgtctcCTTTtcagcttgctatttcctggtcaaacatgtaactttaaaagcatttgcaccaaaacattatcgcaaattaggctgggaacaggacgtgctcccagcgacgctacaataaaaaaaaaaaaaaaaacatacgctagcatgcatgcggcagcgggagcaaaactgagttcggttgtacttaattgaagtacagtcaaactcgtctatagcggccactagagggagtctgcaaaagtggccgctatagacaggttggcatccagtttgaatgttgaccagtagagggaaaaaaagaaaaaaaagggggaaaaaataataataatgttgaccagtacagggcactgcggactgcggataaaagttgtacagcactactaggcttgttattatcatggttcatggttttaatcctgaacatgcatgagtcaaacagtagcacatcacatagtacaattcacaattttgcatgtccaaaaaggagtaggaagaagcaaagcttatttaatactACCCCGTTATTTAcccacgttatttttcatcaatcctcatcaacaaatccatcaaagtcctcatcttctgtattcgacacaaacaaagccgtctccttttccgttcgctactagtctgttaacttgtcagtgttattcagctccgaagcaaagaaggaaacttctcctgttgcttctgccaactttatttattgaacgcggccaccagacagcagctcagaacacacacacatctctcagcatcgtctctccttcctgcttgcccacaaggcaaaggttaaacaagccccactacatagctgtccagccaatgcctgtaaaaaatgacaccatttatttcctggtgtgcactggtcaatactgtaatgccgcttgttgtggggaaggagagactcacgtcaccgatgcaccttaatggctttattaacagcgcagaacactgcaggactttacatccacgccaacataaacacacttcccaactctctcgaaactcacagctagcactgagcctagctctcccgctcgggacgcccaccgttacttcctgatgaactaaagctgtaatgacaactctgccgtataaaaagtaaaatattaaaaacaagcgtaagacattactagcacagctttgttctgtgggtcgtggatatattctatcagttattattaagcctctagcttccttttagtaagtaaaaaacttggctatgattgcactacattgtcatgtagacctacaaagtacacttggaagaacaagaggtgaataaatgtattgcaactgatgtgaaactgatgaggggtaggattaaataagctttgtttcttcctactcctttttggacatgcaaaattgtgaattgtactatgtgatgtgctactgtttgactcatgcatgttcaggattaaaaccatgaaccaagcctagtagtgctgtacaacttttatccgcagtccgcagtgccctctactggtcaaaattatattttttccccttttttttcctttactggtcaacattcaaactggacgccaacctgtctatagaggccacctgtctatagcggccacttttgcagactccctctagtggccgctatagacaagtttgactgtattgtatATTCTGAAAAGAtcatttacgaagattatttaagaagaaagttgaaatatttgtaaactaaaaaaaaaaaaaagataaaagtgggacaaaaaagagcaaaagaccgaagttcatactaatattttttttaacctaaatcacaaagatgagatgcattttttcctgaaatatatgTCACTTTCTTAGCATCCCTGCTGTCACGGGTAGCGCGGTAGGTAATTTGGACCCACGATGCAGAGAGGAAACACGCACACGGTTGGaagtaacaaaaatatttaaataacaaaaagtgtcgTACGAAGGTAAGTAACAGTCCAAACGCAAATGGTAAAGtccaaaacaaaaagacaaagccaCAAAAGTGCCAAGAAAATCGCTGCCAGCCAAAATGTGCCGCAGGgtagaaaaaaacacactaGTGAACTGAAAATGCTGCCGAATAATCAAGCAGGGAAAAAATGCTAGCGGACAAGCTGAACCAGAGAAACAAAACTACTCACTATCAAAAAGTAGGAAATCACAAGACATAAGCATAAATACAGGAAAGCAGGATTGGCGCAGGTTGCAGGCGAAGAACAGAGAACAATCTGGCACTGCAGTGCTGCCTTCCCACTTAAGAGCAGATGAGGTAATTGGTAGCAGGTGCGTGTGTCGCCAGCTCCGCCTCGGCAAGGCAGCATGCACTacaaataacaaacagcaggcggcagcagaacGACAACACAGACCATGACACTtgctcctttcattttttagtatgtggcccttagtggaaaaactttggacaccactgctatATAGCTTgtatattgcaaaaaaaaaaaaaaatcaatacaacaataaagaaaaacatttaaatgtttctaaaaattacattaaagcTGTATACTGTtgataaaatagaaataaataagttaGAATAAGAGGAGACAATTGTAACccacatttaaaacaagaagtttAACCCATGTGATCAGTAATTACAAGTGATtaagatttataaataataaactattAAAATGAGTAAAATTCCCCTTTTGAATTACACAAATGAGCCTTAAAATTCATAAATATgtcttaaaatattgaaatgtgtGCATATTCTTGATAAAAAGTCACCGTAAAagagaaaatgttttcatgttcctTTAAGAACAATAAACGTCCCTGGACACAAATCAGAGCACTTCCCCTTTAAGGGAGCGAGGCTTCTTAGCGCTAGCAGTGGAGTCGACGAGCTGAGAGCACAGAGCCAACTGCCGAGAGGAAAAGTGAAATGTAAAGTGATTAAGGATCGCTAAAAAGATACTTACCGATACTTACCTGGTCGATGAGCCACCAGCATCACATCTTAGTGAGTAAGAATTGActtttggtgagttttgtttttGGAACTTAGTTTGAACTGTGTGTAGTTAGAGTGCAGGactaatgtgtgtatgtgcagagAGCTACAAAGCACAATAGTTGTGACGCAGttaatattttgcccttctgAGAATGTTAtatgtgaatatactgtatatgtgcgaatatatatatatggggtgtgaggtgggaaaatgtttatttgtgctATATGTTTGAGAATGACCAAAGTTATCCGTCCGTAGCCAACGCGATGGAAACGTTAGCCGCCATTTTAGGCTGAGGTGTATGTCATAGCCGTGTTGATATAAGCAAATGTGAACTTGtgatttatgtacagtatttggagTGACTTATTATCTTCATGAGGTTTTTTCCGTTTTGTACCTTTTGCATTGGATTGAAGCACCTGTAAGAGTGTGGGAGACACCTCTACAGTGGAGACAAGATGGCGAGCCCGATCCATGGACTACAGTTCTAGAACCTTCGTCGTGATTACAAGTGAATCGTTTCCTATTGGTGAACATTGCTGCCAGTGCGGTAGGAACATTGACTCTTTTATTTTCCTCATCTCAACCCTATCTTTGGATTTCCTCATTTGGTTTCCACTTAAACATTTGATTGGAAGTCAAATACACTTCTGAACTGAGTAGAAAAAGACTGAAAAGTGTATCACGCTGTGTATCCTTCAAGATCTTTGCAATTTTGTGGTGAAAGtgtgatttgttttgaaattgATTTTGGGTTGAATCATACTTGGAATTGGTTCTTTCCTGAGCAAAGAGTtaactcaacaaaaatagaaatatcatTAGAAATTATTTAGCTGTTAACCTAACCTGGGAAAAGTACTCACAGACCGGTCTGATTGATAAAATAACTCAAGTTAAAATTAGAGACATTGGAAAAATAATCTCTCTGATTGATAAAATAACTCAAGTTAAAATTAGAGACATTGGAAAAATAATCTCTCTTTTATTTACGTTTCAATTTCCTGGATCACTTTATGCTGtttatattgtatgttttttctgaaatttgTTGTTAGTAAATTGCCGGCTCAAACTTCAACTTTTGGTCTTTGGTCTATTTACACATTCTCATTCCACTCCTTCTGAACCTAGATCTGGTCCTGTAGTATTGTTAGTATATCGGTGTATACAAGTGCTACACAATCAATTAATAGAGAGTTagaataaatatatgtatactggagaaaacattttgattcaATCACACAATTCATGAGTCATTTATGGATGCAGGTTAAGTAGCAACTTATCAGTGATAATCATTGACTAGAATATATTtcttaatattgttgaatttggtATAATCTATGTTTATTATTCTAAAGCTGTTATTATTGATTGTCAATGACTTCAAGCTGCATTAAGTGTTATTAATTTCCTTGTAGtctagatgatgtcatcttcagtatttgtccagttccttgatgtcttcGCTCCATGTGCCTGGAATTTTGGAtggatgcattttattttttttatcgtcAAACTGTGACAAAACACCTCAAAGTGTGTCTATGAACATGATGAGCTCAGAAAGTAGACCTGTTGGCAGATatcagaaattacattttaacatcTGAGATTGAACACAATCTGCTCCCGGGAGTTGGTCATCCTCCAATTTGTTCACAATTCACAACAAATGTCCCCAAAGGAAATAAAGGAAATGGAAGTCACTGGGCTTGAGAGGCTCGCTAATAAAAGACATATACAAAATAAGTAACATTCTTCGGCGCATGTACAAGGTCTACATCAAAGaattttttccaccgagggcaacatagtgaaaaatgaaaagatgcaagggccactctgatattttgtaaagcaacacatactgtagatatgctaagaagttctatgctgtatatttaaaaaaaaaactacatctcagctttgtgatgtagctGGAAAAGCATATGAATTTCggtctttgctttgttttattcatttttttgctttttttctgaaatatttcttttttctcaaatatttattttaaaactttCTCCTTAAATAATCTTAATTTTCtactcatttcttctttttaatattatgactttattctcgtagtattatacatttttttgcaacctcttttttttgattgtttttttgtttctcatagtattatgacttgtagaaaacaacctttttaaaaatatattttaactctatgctaaaattacatgatttttcgtcataatattatgagagtatTCTGTAAAAATTGTGACCTTTTGTCTCATATGGCTTTTCGCTCTCTGTATTTTGACATTAGTCTCATAAAatggcagctgtttttttttaattgtccaactatttaaactttcaattttcttttggtaattatgactttattcccataatatttacatttaattttcaTAACCTTATAACTTTTTCGTCagccttattttccaaaaatttgtattgttcttattattaacattactatattattattgtcattattcactgttttgtttgtttctcataatgtctgtgtaggctctcagtcgtacaggagttgtccatcaagggaaaggcttcttgagacgtcatctgtacttctgtgaagaaggtgtcggacgtttcgctccttacccgaagagcttcgtcagcgaactaataagtgctggtagcctaggccttaagtacagtaagagtaggcggaattggtgtgccaacaccctcctcctattggttccttacactaagcctgggcggagtagtggtataatcctctcctgctattagcacctccgatagaagggaagtgtcgctccctgagttgggtatgaacgactctgatactggctcgttagcatctattgttctggctcggccctggcttcacctcatttgcaagacgaagagctgtgggtttcggtctcagtaacctgctgaacacagggtccaaattaaacctcaaaccaccattccgattcacaTTGGACCATGAAGAAAAAATtaaaagtctaattagtgatgccaacacatatgagcaacttaaaagggacccatccagtaggtataagaaagaaatcatagactgtctccaaaagttagagaaggaagaactaattgacagacagatgtatcataggttataccctggggaggctacaccatgtatctatggccttccaaaaattcacaaggaagggtttcccctcagacccattgtctgtagcattgactctaccacgtacaatgtagctaaatatgtaaaaacagtcttatccccattagTAGGCAACACTGaacatcatatagagaacacaaaagggtttgtggcgagcatcaaagacctcagattggagccagaggaaactttggtgtcgtatgatgtgacttcacttttcacatctgtccccaccccagcagcagtctcggtggtgaggaagacactgctcgaggactcaactctgcataggagaacaaaacttagtgctgaccacatctgccaattgttggaaatttgccttaacactacatattgtcagtttagagggaaattttacagacaaattcatggttgtgctatgggctcaccagtctcacccatagtggcaaatctgtacatggaagagatggagaaacaggctctcacatccttctcagggacaaaaccaaggcactggtttatatacgtggatgacacctttgttataatcaaaaaacaggaaattcagtctttcacagatcatatcaatgcggttgacaccaatatcaaactagccttcttagactgcaaggtaattataggaaaggacagacagctacttacagaggtctttagaaaggccaaaCACACTGACcaaaaccatccactacaacataaactaggggttattaggactctccaacatagagcggaacaaacaCCAACTaatgctgagggaaggaaaaaggagacacaacatgtccagagagcgctctcaacctgtgagtacccgcggtgggcttttaacaaatgtcaaaagaagagagtacgGAAAGAAatccaaaagcccacagaagcaaaaaggagaggagtggtagtcccttatgtagcgagggtctccgaaaaactccagaggatcttatggcaacacaaaattcttACTTATTTCAAACCactaaataccctgagacaaaaattagtgcatcttaaagacaaggctccaaaccaaaaacagagcaatgtggtctattccatccactgtaaagatgaggaatgcaaagagcactacattggggaaactaagcaaatgcgccaaaaaaggctttatcaacatcgcagagacaattctagtggtcctcaatcagcagtacagctacaccttaaagcaaccgatcactcttttcaggacagcgatgtaaagattttggccaaagaaaacagatggtttgaaagaggagtaaaggaagctatttttgtcaaacaacagaacccatcattgaatcggaatggtggtttgaggtttaatttggaccctgtgttcagcaggttactgagaccaaaacccacagctcttagtcttgcaaatgaggtgaagccagggccgagccagaacaatagatgctaacgagccagtatcagagtcgttcatacccaactcagggagcgacacttcccttttatcggaggtgttaataacaggataggattataccactactccgcccaggcttagtgtaaggaaccaatagaaggagggtgttggcacaccaattccgcccactcttactgtatttaaggtcTAGGCTActagcacttattagttcgctgacgaagctcttcggatgaggagcgaaacgtccaacaccttcttcacagaagtacagatgacgtctcaagaagctttTCTCTcgatgtttctcataatattagaaaaataacaaatttcaAACTTTTACCTATTAAAATgatcatatttttcctcataatattatgagtttattctttaaaaatgtttacctttgtttcattacaatacaacttttgtttgttaatattttgactttattcttataaaattactgctgatttttccagttttgcggttgtggttgtttttttggtttaaatttctagttaaattatatttgaaaatgtacataGCTTTACTACTGGATAAGAGTAAATGAAGCTGCTTTTTTGCTGAGTTTTAGCGGTAGAGGAATGATACTTCTGCCATTGGAAGGGCTAATAGTTAACTTTCAAACGCTGCTAAATTTGTTACATTAGTGTTTTGTTGTATGAAATTAttcatgacatactgtatgctggtCTCAGACTCCCTGCTTGTGTTCCACTTTTGCCCCATTTAAGTGCCTGTGGTTAgaattgtcttctgttttcctAAAATTGGTTAAGCTTAAAACTTTTAGCTGATATTCTTCCAATTACGTTGATGTAtcgcaaaaaaaacaatcaggtTTTTGCCAGAATGTAGAAAGAAAACTGACTGAGCTCTAGCTTTGCTCCTTTTAATAACATTATTAATATCATACGTTTTTATTTTGCTGTACCTTCAGTATTTCATATTGGACCTTATCTTCCTTCCATGCTATTTCTGCTTTGTATTTATGGCACTTGTCACAGTCTATTACAGAACCATTTTACCTTACTTGTATTTTACTCTCTCTCTGTGATTCATATATGTACCACATTTGTCATGTTGTGAAACTACGTGGcaataaaactcaactctgctCATTGCAAATGGTTTGGAATGTGATTATGTTAACTTTCATTTATAGTGTTTGAGGCTACACTCCAGACGGTCACTGGAAGGAAGGCTTGCATGGTGATTCGGGTTTTGAAACGAGTTGATTGGCTGTTCAGTGCTGGTTGCAACTTTGTATGATTGTATTCTGGTAGCGTTGGAATATGACATCAGTTGGTATGTGTCTAATGTTGGTCTGATGTTGATGTGTCATCTGGCGTTGGACAAAGACTCATGGTACCGAGGGAGTTCTGGTGGACGGATGTTGATGTTCACATGAGGGATGCCCTCCCCATTAGGATGGGATGCATGCGACCTCCCCTAAAGAGGCATACTGTAGATGACCAGGGCCTCAAAGTTGTTGGTTCTGGATGAACTTCAGGCCCCTCTGTAAAGTCACCAGGCTCTGCCTTGTTGAGGCCTTTGATGTGGTGGCTGGGTCCTCCTGGTTCTATCTGCTTGACATTCACAGTGGCTGCTGGCAGGCCTCCTGTGTGCCCCCGACAGCTGCAGAGTGGTTACTCATTACTGCAGAGGCTTGTGGAAGTTGAAGTGCCTGGGgacttaaagaaaaaatgcactttttttccactttttggggaattttgcccatcagccacaatccttatgggAGACATGGACCCACGTCTTTCTCTTTACTGTGCGTGCTAAACATCAAAACCGActaaaagaggcaggtaattaatgcatgtaatggaacacacctattccgcctacaaaaacttccttcctgggtgcattgatttcatatAGCAACATTGAAAGAAACGCTACACATGGCgttgacacaaaaacacatcagcagtGTCGGCAGCTTCaatagcgttacctttcggatGTCGCCTGAGACATTATGAGCGAGGCACTGTGGGCGAGCGTGTGGTGAAGCTCGTCGCCacccggctagtagctagccggtgtggtgtggcaaggtgtcactactcCAATAATGTAGTTCTTcggcaataataacaatgtagcttggttaatgtgcaggtcacattatgtaaatgtagcaatgttggcggtttttggaggtttttttcaaaaggctttataggcggaatagttgtGTGCCATtcggggtcgcgggggtatgctggagcctatcatagctgactttgggcgagaggcggggtaaggattgtggatgatgcgcaaaatttaaaaaaaaagtgcagttttcttttaaggaAATTGTACTTGCTAGCATTCAAGTGTGTCGTTCCCCTAGAGCAGGCATGGGAAAACTTTTTGACTCTCTTGCCACTTCGGATTGTAAACTTTGGCCAGGGAGCCAGGATATCAAAATCCCTTTTTCCAGGACTATTTCTTATGGCGGTTGTTTTACATTACTGCATGCTTTAAGTAGGGCCCAATGATTTCTGCGTtaacggaattggccaataaaaatggaatctgCTTGCTAACCAGTGTCCTGGTTTTGGCCATCCTACTCTATAATAATCTGATTTTCATTGGTTTTAAAGATCATTTAATGATCCTTTAGAAGTCAATACAATGTTTCAGTGATTCTGAAATTCTTGAATTCATAAGCAGATCTTGCTGTAGAGCACCGCCATTGTACACAAGATGGCAGCAAGAGATCTTCAAAACAAATCCAAAGAGTTTTGATAGACTAAACTTTATTTTAATTCGAAATTACATTTGGCATGGCACATCTGGGTTGTGTGCTTACTGAAGCTCTGACAGGAGAGCATTTAACCGCACATTTAAATCAGCCCTTAACTTTCAGAGTTGAATTGTCTATGGCAGGTCAACAACTAGCCTCGTAAGATGAATTTACATTGAGAAGATTGTTGGCACCAAAAGGAAACGTCCTAATAAAAGGCAAGAAAAGTGCAGTCCTGTGAGCGCTATGCCAATTCCAATGAACAAGGGACCCTTGGACCCTCTGCTCGTCATCATCTATCATGCTTAATGTGCTGACTGTTCAGCCATTCTTCCTCAGGGAAATAAACCTTTGATTATAGAGTCCGCTCGCTCGAGGAAGCGGGCCCATTCAAATGCTCATAAATTCAATTTGGGAGCCCATAAACAAGCGCcattttcaagtcatttttgGTCTCCATTTTGGAATATGCACACTGTTATTTTTATGGGAAGCGAACACGTCTTTGATTAATGATCATCGTGGCAAAGTAGATGATTAATCAAGAGGGCGGCCCATTCCTATCTTTTCACCACATAAATTACGACTTAAAACCACTGACTTGCTACTTACAATAGTGTTGGCAAATGAATACTCCTGGAAAATGGCCTTCCTTCAAGAAACACTTGGAAGGCCTTCTTGCATTAATAATAACTGTTTTTAAAGgttgttatattattttgtagttactgtactttttaaatacaggtggtcctcaggttcaGAACGAGTTCCGTTCTTAGACTGTGACATTTATGCCTCAATGAGTTCCTAAGctactcacactgtacacacagtgtaaccctaaccctgaacacatgaaggacatagaAAATatgtcccaggctagtctggaagggcAAGCCCTTCTCCTCCCAGACCTCTTTGTAGCAGCCCACGGAATCCATGCCATGATCCCTCTCGTATGCGTTAGCATTCAAAAAAGCAGGTGGGACCAAAAGGCATGTCGCCTCTTTCTGAACTTTGTAtggtgttcattttcacttccatggtgatgtctttcattttctttgtgCACTGTTGCTAGGGAGACATGatgatgtgtaaaaaaaatgtattgcattACAGTTCTTCCCCGGTGTGGCTGCGCAGGTGCACACTGTAGTCTTCCGGCTAGCATGAGGCCCACTTTTTGCTCGTTTAAATGTGTGCCGCCCCCAACATTAAGCCGCGTGATGCTCCCATCCCAAACCTCCCCATGCTTTACAATACATCATTGGTAGGTGGAAATACTGTGAGTTACAATGGAAGAAGAGGGATTTACACTGTTTTCATCAGCCCCCGTGGGTGGCTGCCCCCTTGCAAACTCTTgtcatacatatatacagtattaggtCAATGCCTGATGGAGATACAGTGGATTATGACAGAAAGAAGaatcaatataatttttttactcGTTTAAATTTGTGCTGCCCCCAAAATTAGCCCGTGTGGGGTGATGCCCCCCCATCCCTAACTCCCTCATGCTTTATAGTAGATCATTGCCTGGTGGAAATACTGTGGGTTATGATGGAAAGAGAGAGATTTACGCTGTTTTCATTTGTGCCAACCCCAACATCTGCCCCCTCCCTAACTCCTGCCATGTtacgttatactgtatattaggtcAATGCCTGGTGGAAATACAGTGGATTatgacacaagaaagaataaatacCATATTTGTTTACTTGTTTAAATTTGTGCTGCCCCCAAAATGAGCCCACATGGGGTGACACCCCGTCCTTAACTCCCCCATGCTATATAGTAGATCATTGCCTGGTGGAAATACTGTGGGTTATGATGTCAAGAGGGGGATTTACGCAGTTTTTATTTGTGCCACACACATCATTTGCCCCCGTGGGTgaattaccccccccccccccaaaaaaaaaaaaaactcctgcCATGCTATATATTTTAGGGCAATGCCTGGTGGAAATACACTGGATTATGACAGAAAGACAAATCAATAATGTGaatcaagattttttttactcattaaaATTTTTGGTGCCCCCAAAATTAGCCCGCATGGGGTCACGCCCGATATGAGATCTTTGCCTGGTGGAAATATTTTGGATTATGATGGAAAGAGAGGGAttaatgctgtttttatttgtgcCGCCCCCAACAT
Above is a genomic segment from Dunckerocampus dactyliophorus isolate RoL2022-P2 chromosome 1, RoL_Ddac_1.1, whole genome shotgun sequence containing:
- the LOC129193046 gene encoding uncharacterized protein LOC129193046 translates to FRFTLDHEEKIKSLISDANTYEQLKRDPSSRYKKEIIDCLQKLEKEELIDRQMYHRLYPGEATPCIYGLPKIHKEGFPLRPIVCSIDSTTYNVAKYVKTVLSPLVGNTEHHIENTKGFVASIKDLRLEPEETLVSYDVTSLFTSVPTPAAVSVVRKTLLEDSTLHRRTKLSADHICQLLEICLNTTYCQFRGKFYRQIHGCAMGSPVSPIVANLYMEEMEKQALTSFSGTKPRHWFIYVDDTFVIIKKQEIQSFTDHINAVDTNIKLAFLDCKVIIGKDRQLLTEVFRKAKHTDQNHPLQHKLGVIRTLQHRAEQTPTNAEGRKKETQHVQRALSTCEYPRWAFNKCQKKRVRKEIQKPTEAKRRGVVVPYVARVSEKLQRILWQHKILTYFKPLNTLRQKLVHLKDKAPNQKQSNVVYSIHCKDEECKEHYIGETKQMRQKRLYQHRRDNSSGPQSAVQLHLKATDHSFQDSDVKILAKENRWFERGVKEAIFVKQQNPSLNRNGGLRFNLDPVFSRLLRPKPTALSLANEVKPGPSQNNRC